In the genome of Massilibacillus massiliensis, one region contains:
- a CDS encoding CRISPR-associated protein Cas4 has translation MKQVTGVIYSYYFLCKRKMWLYARDISLEDESERVQIGKIIDETSYSRERKHILVDDCINIDYIHNGIVYEVKKSQKEKQMAIQQIKYYLYVLHKHGLKDVQGVLAVPKEHLTEEVFLTEDDIKMVAHNLELIKEALLAETLPATIDKPACKSCAYYEFCYI, from the coding sequence ATGAAACAGGTCACAGGTGTCATCTATTCGTATTATTTTTTATGTAAGCGCAAGATGTGGCTTTACGCAAGAGATATTAGCCTTGAAGATGAAAGCGAGCGCGTACAGATCGGCAAAATCATCGATGAGACTTCGTATAGCCGCGAACGCAAGCATATTTTAGTGGATGATTGTATTAATATCGATTACATTCATAATGGCATTGTGTACGAGGTAAAGAAAAGCCAGAAAGAAAAACAGATGGCAATTCAGCAAATTAAATATTATCTTTATGTATTGCATAAGCATGGTTTAAAAGATGTGCAGGGTGTTTTGGCCGTGCCGAAAGAGCATCTGACGGAGGAAGTTTTTCTGACGGAAGACGATATAAAAATGGTTGCGCACAATCTGGAATTGATCAAGGAAGCGCTGCTGGCAGAAACTTTGCCGGCAACGATTGATAAACCAGCCTGTAAATCGTGTGCGTATTATGAGTTTTGCTATATTTAA
- the cas3 gene encoding CRISPR-associated helicase Cas3': MEYLAKSKPIQTVKEHTDDLLSLWKKFLRLYGAQFSKEEKAFIELAAFYHDLGKLNALFQYKIHKAAGRVYEEYVPSGDEEIPHGFLSAAYMNPEELEEQHGEDIDVVVTAIYNHHTRADFYTESDFGRYIDRYLPESYSYDKARVFYKNTDYLDLGYLITEFTNNASNQGSMTKAEAHAKWLKYIVVKGMLNKLDYAASGKNHAQIEIEPLPKGTLTNVIQNQWKVLRPVQDYMLHRKDKNLVVRAATGSGKTEAALFWLDGSKAFYTLPLKVSINAIYERISGKQSHQYQYDEDKITLLHSDLLAYYFSKQDTGHAAMEDPLVRREKAKLLAYPLTICTVDQLFWFVFKAMGSEIVPATLKYSKVIIDEIQMYSAEILAYIIYGLKIIHALGGKFAIITATFPPVLQHFLTQQEIPFEMPETPFQGEYDKRHKIAFIEAADFDDEKILEDAQDKKVLVLCNTVGKAQAVYERLKDRIDYVKLLHSRFTRKDRKQLENEIMEFSDSDETGIWISTQIVEASLDIDFDVLFTEMCPADSLLQRMGRCYRKRNYRGLSPNVYIYNTGNGLGRVYPYRDIYQFSVDDLQKYNNRYFLETEKFAYVNAVYDIARVKDTEYYKKIEACLKTLHDLSPSTIDAETAHQQFRNIQSVTVLPDKFYQNDDVQNYIEIIKEKKKYDIKTRMKAENDLLQYTLSLNANLLKAPKSKGAIDQYPIEQIKWLGIHRCRRLYDFTDLSGQGLCLEKEDKADQYF; this comes from the coding sequence ATGGAGTATCTAGCAAAATCGAAGCCGATACAAACCGTGAAAGAGCACACGGACGACTTGCTGAGTTTATGGAAAAAATTTTTACGTCTATATGGTGCGCAGTTTAGTAAAGAAGAAAAAGCGTTTATTGAGTTGGCGGCGTTTTATCACGATTTGGGCAAGCTGAACGCGTTGTTTCAATATAAAATACATAAGGCAGCTGGGCGGGTGTATGAGGAATATGTTCCTTCGGGAGATGAAGAAATCCCGCATGGTTTTCTAAGTGCGGCATATATGAATCCGGAGGAATTAGAAGAACAACATGGGGAAGATATCGATGTTGTAGTTACAGCGATTTATAATCATCACACCAGAGCGGATTTTTATACAGAAAGTGATTTTGGCAGATATATTGACCGATATTTACCGGAATCCTATTCATATGATAAAGCGCGTGTTTTCTATAAAAATACGGATTATTTGGATTTAGGCTATCTGATTACCGAATTTACCAACAATGCAAGCAATCAAGGGAGTATGACCAAGGCCGAAGCACATGCGAAATGGCTGAAGTATATTGTCGTAAAAGGCATGCTCAATAAACTCGACTATGCAGCGAGTGGAAAAAATCATGCGCAGATTGAAATAGAGCCTTTGCCAAAGGGGACGTTGACCAACGTGATTCAAAACCAATGGAAGGTACTGCGTCCGGTACAAGACTATATGTTACATAGAAAGGATAAAAATTTAGTCGTACGCGCAGCTACGGGTAGCGGAAAAACAGAAGCGGCATTATTTTGGCTGGACGGTAGTAAGGCTTTTTATACTTTACCATTAAAGGTATCGATCAATGCAATTTATGAACGGATCAGTGGAAAACAAAGTCATCAATATCAGTATGATGAAGATAAGATTACTTTATTGCATTCCGATTTATTAGCTTATTATTTCTCAAAGCAGGATACAGGGCATGCTGCAATGGAAGATCCATTGGTTCGCAGGGAAAAAGCAAAATTATTAGCGTATCCGTTGACGATTTGTACAGTCGATCAGTTATTTTGGTTTGTATTTAAAGCAATGGGCAGTGAAATCGTGCCGGCTACTTTAAAGTATTCAAAAGTGATCATTGATGAAATTCAAATGTATTCGGCAGAGATTTTGGCGTATATCATCTATGGGTTGAAGATTATTCATGCACTTGGCGGAAAGTTTGCGATTATTACGGCAACGTTTCCACCGGTCTTGCAGCATTTTCTGACGCAGCAAGAAATTCCTTTTGAAATGCCTGAGACGCCATTTCAAGGCGAATATGATAAACGGCATAAAATTGCTTTTATCGAAGCGGCGGATTTTGATGATGAAAAGATTCTTGAAGATGCACAAGATAAAAAAGTATTGGTTTTATGCAATACAGTAGGAAAGGCGCAAGCTGTATATGAGCGCTTAAAAGATCGAATCGATTATGTGAAATTATTGCATAGCAGGTTTACGCGCAAAGATAGAAAACAGTTAGAAAATGAAATCATGGAGTTCTCGGATAGCGATGAAACCGGAATTTGGATTAGTACGCAGATCGTAGAAGCGAGCTTGGATATTGATTTTGATGTATTGTTTACGGAAATGTGCCCGGCCGATAGTTTGCTCCAAAGAATGGGGCGGTGCTATCGTAAACGCAATTATCGTGGACTTAGCCCCAATGTATATATTTATAATACAGGAAATGGCCTTGGGAGAGTTTATCCGTATAGGGATATCTATCAGTTTTCGGTAGATGATCTGCAAAAATATAACAATCGTTACTTTTTAGAAACAGAAAAATTTGCGTATGTCAATGCCGTATATGATATTGCCAGAGTGAAAGATACCGAGTATTATAAAAAAATTGAAGCATGTTTAAAAACATTACATGATTTATCGCCATCCACGATTGATGCTGAAACAGCACATCAACAGTTTCGCAATATTCAAAGTGTTACAGTTTTGCCGGATAAATTCTATCAAAATGACGATGTGCAAAACTATATCGAAATCATCAAAGAAAAGAAGAAATATGATATAAAAACGCGGATGAAGGCTGAAAATGATCTATTGCAGTATACCTTGTCGTTAAATGCAAATCTATTAAAAGCCCCAAAAAGCAAGGGAGCAATTGATCAATACCCAATCGAACAAATCAAATGGCTCGGCATTCATCGCTGCAGGAGACTTTATGATTTTACAGATTTATCAGGGCAAGGGCTTTGTTTAGAAAAAGAAGATAAAGCGGATCAATATTTCTGA
- the cas5 gene encoding CRISPR-associated protein Cas5, whose protein sequence is MNRVIRLVCSQQLVNYRKPTSFQIKESYPLPPYSTVIGMIHTVCGFTEYHRMDVSIQGCYHSAVSEMYTKYAFGITYDKTRHQAAVKNGDKLDGINIGPGNIELLTDMKLLLHIRPKDEADLEMILQGLLHPVVYPALGRHEDLLCIDEVEIVAIKECSRIELRYDAYVPMDGIHKKMIGKLGSKYKLNKVFCINPNTGLRQWDKKIEVSHVAKGHVLAKGAWYAEDTQAADGVFFA, encoded by the coding sequence ATGAATAGGGTGATTCGTCTGGTCTGCTCACAGCAGCTGGTAAATTATCGCAAACCCACGAGTTTTCAGATCAAGGAATCTTATCCCCTGCCGCCGTATTCCACGGTGATTGGGATGATCCATACGGTGTGCGGATTTACGGAATATCATCGGATGGATGTCAGTATACAGGGCTGTTATCATAGTGCTGTGAGTGAGATGTATACAAAGTATGCATTCGGTATCACCTATGATAAAACGCGTCATCAGGCTGCAGTAAAAAATGGCGATAAGTTGGATGGGATCAATATCGGCCCGGGCAATATTGAGTTGCTCACCGATATGAAGCTGTTATTGCATATTCGTCCGAAGGATGAAGCCGATTTAGAGATGATACTGCAAGGTTTGCTCCATCCTGTTGTTTATCCTGCGCTGGGCAGGCATGAGGATTTGTTATGCATTGATGAGGTAGAGATCGTTGCAATTAAAGAATGCAGCAGAATTGAGCTTCGATATGATGCTTATGTACCGATGGATGGGATACACAAAAAAATGATTGGTAAATTGGGGTCTAAGTATAAATTAAATAAAGTCTTTTGTATAAATCCCAATACGGGATTGCGGCAATGGGATAAAAAAATTGAAGTAAGTCATGTAGCCAAAGGTCATGTTTTAGCCAAAGGTGCATGGTATGCAGAGGATACGCAGGCCGCAGACGGCGTGTTTTTCGCATAG
- the cas7i gene encoding type I-B CRISPR-associated protein Cas7/Cst2/DevR, with translation MARNGLTLSILFEAESANYGEGFGNITVLKKLGRDDRKQYTYISRQALRYNMMQQLGWDNTPVTAQNKVVQFAPEATIAEYPEVDLFGYLKTSAKTENEKGGSNKRSAVVRLSNAIALEAYRGDLDYLTNMGLASRDKLENAIAQSEIHKSIYAYTITVDLDRVGIDGSIDLEKGEKAKRIKDFLDTVQFLYRDIKGRRENLNPIFVIGGVYQRKNPYFENRLKLQEMRLNVGAIKQLRDGNDDTKAHTLIGYMEGMLANDQEIHETLNPGSVTEVFTALKHEVDAYYE, from the coding sequence ATGGCTAGAAACGGATTAACATTGAGCATTCTTTTTGAAGCAGAAAGTGCAAATTATGGTGAGGGTTTTGGCAATATTACGGTGCTGAAAAAATTAGGACGCGATGATCGAAAACAATATACGTATATCTCCAGACAGGCACTTCGCTATAATATGATGCAGCAGCTCGGCTGGGACAATACACCGGTAACAGCGCAAAACAAGGTTGTGCAATTTGCTCCGGAAGCTACCATTGCAGAATATCCGGAAGTTGATTTGTTTGGATATTTAAAAACCTCAGCCAAAACAGAAAATGAAAAAGGCGGCTCAAATAAACGGTCGGCAGTTGTACGCCTGAGTAATGCGATTGCGTTAGAAGCGTACCGCGGTGATTTGGATTATCTAACGAATATGGGATTGGCCTCACGTGATAAATTAGAAAATGCAATTGCGCAGAGTGAAATTCATAAGTCCATTTACGCATATACGATTACGGTAGATTTGGATCGGGTCGGCATTGACGGTTCAATTGATTTGGAAAAAGGCGAAAAAGCCAAACGCATAAAGGATTTCCTGGATACGGTTCAATTTTTGTATCGGGATATTAAAGGGCGCCGCGAAAATTTAAATCCAATTTTTGTCATCGGTGGTGTGTATCAACGTAAAAATCCTTATTTTGAAAATCGTTTAAAATTGCAAGAGATGAGACTCAACGTAGGCGCGATAAAACAGCTCAGGGATGGTAATGATGATACGAAAGCACATACGCTGATCGGGTACATGGAAGGTATGCTTGCCAATGATCAGGAGATTCATGAAACGCTAAATCCGGGGTCTGTGACAGAAGTATTTACTGCATTAAAACATGAAGTGGATGCTTATTATGAATAG
- the cas8a1 gene encoding type I-B CRISPR-associated protein Cas8b1/Cst1, whose amino-acid sequence MDEAFVKLEVNAFLFNAGIVGFRYLLEHMDARADEDYKIDGNSLSVARDFLLSHDLAQAYIEAHIKKFREDANFTRICAEMDSVKSLTDKYLAEESKEIKKLLDAKYKYVLNNTGLVRNSYFSACTILAEQGYNIELAALCKEIKELKDYREKCEQLCKLKELLSEDKVQETFLMKDIIYARINSIWSNKAFLNTSNSKKNMHDVYDKDFVAPLKEYLRDCKPVKNKKAKSCIECDVLLPKTMDISFLNDSVDDMSRKKSPFWDYKPDAYICPLCAFVYSLAPLGFQALGRNLVFVNTNTSVEQLVDTNSSLESKHKIKNSNQENETYQLILNRIVQEILEEKTKEQNNIQVIVRDKTTDRYKFNIIAKDILEILKQCQRNLTKIQGISIEISPKVWLNLYQAVIQNIFDRTNQYELLNRVLKSSLKENTQTIYLKHVLDIQIEMSGGTKMGKESANNAFYRGRDLRNLICGEKTRAQDADNKLRGFVYQLLNALQVNDREQFWNLVFRMYSSVSVPIPQVFLKTFSSEDELQYLGYAFILGLKNEKYINEDKVSEEKVEEA is encoded by the coding sequence ATGGACGAAGCGTTTGTCAAATTAGAGGTCAATGCATTTTTATTTAATGCAGGGATTGTTGGTTTTCGTTATTTACTGGAGCACATGGATGCGAGGGCGGACGAAGATTATAAAATTGACGGAAATTCGCTAAGTGTCGCGCGTGATTTTTTATTGTCGCATGATCTTGCTCAGGCTTATATCGAGGCGCATATTAAAAAGTTTCGTGAGGATGCCAATTTCACGCGGATTTGTGCAGAGATGGATAGTGTGAAGTCGCTTACAGATAAGTATCTTGCAGAGGAAAGCAAAGAAATCAAGAAACTGTTAGATGCTAAATATAAATATGTATTAAATAATACCGGTTTGGTACGTAATAGTTATTTTAGCGCCTGCACGATTTTGGCGGAACAAGGCTATAACATTGAGTTGGCTGCGTTGTGTAAAGAGATTAAGGAGCTAAAAGACTATCGGGAAAAGTGTGAACAACTTTGTAAGTTAAAAGAACTTTTATCAGAGGATAAAGTGCAAGAAACTTTTTTAATGAAGGATATTATTTATGCAAGGATTAATTCGATTTGGTCAAATAAAGCGTTTTTGAATACGAGCAATTCAAAAAAGAATATGCATGATGTGTATGACAAGGATTTTGTTGCACCATTAAAGGAGTATTTGAGAGACTGCAAACCTGTGAAAAATAAAAAAGCGAAGTCGTGTATCGAATGTGATGTTTTGCTGCCCAAAACGATGGATATTTCTTTTTTGAATGACAGTGTAGATGATATGAGCCGGAAGAAGTCACCGTTTTGGGATTATAAGCCGGACGCATACATTTGTCCGTTATGTGCGTTTGTCTATTCGTTGGCGCCGCTTGGATTCCAAGCCTTGGGGAGAAATCTTGTTTTCGTGAATACAAATACGAGTGTAGAGCAGTTGGTAGATACGAACAGTAGTCTTGAGAGTAAGCATAAAATAAAAAATTCCAATCAGGAAAATGAAACGTATCAACTGATTTTAAATCGTATTGTGCAGGAAATCCTTGAAGAAAAGACCAAAGAGCAAAATAATATTCAGGTGATTGTGCGGGATAAAACTACGGATCGTTATAAATTTAATATTATCGCTAAAGACATACTTGAAATTTTAAAACAGTGCCAAAGAAATTTAACCAAGATCCAGGGGATTTCTATCGAGATAAGTCCTAAAGTATGGCTGAATCTTTACCAAGCTGTCATACAAAATATTTTTGATCGGACCAATCAATATGAGTTGCTCAATCGTGTATTAAAAAGCTCTTTAAAGGAAAATACGCAGACGATATATTTAAAGCATGTGCTTGATATTCAAATCGAGATGTCAGGGGGGACGAAAATGGGAAAAGAAAGTGCGAATAATGCATTTTATCGTGGACGAGATTTAAGAAATTTGATTTGTGGCGAAAAAACAAGAGCGCAGGATGCAGATAATAAACTACGAGGTTTTGTATATCAGCTGTTAAATGCTTTGCAAGTGAATGATCGCGAACAGTTTTGGAATTTAGTGTTTAGAATGTATTCAAGTGTAAGTGTACCAATTCCACAAGTCTTTTTGAAAACATTTTCGTCAGAGGATGAACTGCAGTATTTGGGCTATGCATTTATCCTTGGATTGAAAAATGAAAAGTACATAAATGAAGACAAAGTTAGCGAAGAAAAAGTTGAGGAGGCGTAA
- the cas6 gene encoding CRISPR-associated endoribonuclease Cas6: protein MVVSLELAKPELAKDFRPVFVSFIKNNLSDCGEEFFQEFYKDRDSIAKKFTFGVRMNHPKFVGDTIQLGGNLISLTLSSADAKEMMLLYNAMIKNKKKTFPLKNQNHMQMKSIRLLPEQKVHKNEFVIKMLSPMVLREHNRETNIDRYVDCTCDDFAETAKKIVQAQLSIFAMDENLVHGFTIVPVIPKKTVVTAFDYHIDVSLGVYKLTGQPELLNFLYHAGIGSRRSQGFGMFEILA, encoded by the coding sequence ATGGTTGTGAGTTTGGAATTGGCGAAGCCGGAATTGGCGAAGGATTTTCGTCCGGTGTTTGTATCGTTTATTAAAAACAATCTAAGTGATTGTGGAGAAGAATTTTTTCAGGAGTTTTACAAAGATCGCGACAGTATAGCGAAAAAATTTACATTTGGCGTGAGGATGAATCATCCGAAGTTTGTGGGAGACACGATTCAGCTTGGTGGCAATTTGATTAGTCTTACTTTAAGCAGTGCAGATGCAAAGGAAATGATGCTGCTTTACAATGCAATGATAAAGAATAAAAAGAAAACGTTTCCACTAAAGAATCAAAATCATATGCAAATGAAGAGTATAAGGTTACTTCCGGAACAAAAGGTACATAAAAATGAATTTGTGATAAAAATGCTCAGTCCAATGGTACTGCGTGAGCATAATCGTGAGACGAATATTGATCGATACGTGGATTGTACTTGTGATGATTTCGCCGAAACAGCGAAAAAAATTGTACAAGCACAGCTTAGTATTTTTGCTATGGATGAGAATTTGGTGCATGGTTTTACGATTGTCCCTGTTATACCGAAAAAAACAGTCGTTACGGCGTTTGATTACCATATTGATGTGAGTTTAGGTGTATATAAATTGACGGGACAGCCGGAGCTGCTCAATTTCCTTTATCATGCAGGTATTGGTTCAAGAAGAAGTCAAGGCTTTGGAATGTTTGAGATCCTGGCTTAA
- a CDS encoding virulence RhuM family protein, protein MQDVLGKILIYQNEKGDTKLDVYFEGDTIWLSQKSLAELYQTSSQNITLHIKNIYADGELFEDATCKEYLQVQNEGNRQIKRNIKHYNFQMVLAIGYRVRSNVGMHFRNWASSILTEYSKKGFAMNDERLKNPQVFGIDYFDELLERIKDIRASEQRFYQKIAEIYKTSIDYDAKLESTKRFFQTVQNKMHYSVHGHTAAELIAERADATKPNMGLTSFKGAKVRKGDIDIAKNYLTQEEIEALNRIVVMYLDYADDQAKQHIPMHMADWEAKLNAFLQFTNRQVLENAGKVSAEIAKELAVKQYELFDANRNLQSDGDIGLLIEDVKVIGKMK, encoded by the coding sequence ATGCAGGATGTATTGGGCAAAATTCTTATTTATCAGAATGAAAAAGGTGATACGAAACTCGATGTTTATTTTGAAGGTGATACGATCTGGTTGTCGCAGAAAAGTTTGGCTGAATTGTATCAAACATCTTCACAGAATATAACGTTACATATAAAAAATATTTATGCGGATGGCGAATTATTTGAGGATGCAACTTGTAAGGAATACTTACAAGTTCAAAATGAGGGAAATAGACAGATCAAACGTAATATCAAACATTATAATTTTCAAATGGTTTTAGCGATTGGTTATCGAGTTCGTTCTAACGTTGGAATGCATTTTCGCAATTGGGCATCAAGTATATTGACAGAGTACAGCAAAAAAGGTTTTGCGATGAATGATGAACGGCTAAAAAATCCGCAGGTATTTGGAATTGATTATTTTGATGAGTTGCTTGAACGAATTAAAGATATTCGTGCGTCAGAACAGCGGTTTTATCAAAAAATTGCAGAAATCTATAAAACCTCCATTGACTATGATGCAAAGCTGGAAAGTACAAAGCGATTTTTTCAAACGGTGCAGAATAAAATGCATTATAGCGTACATGGACATACTGCGGCTGAACTGATTGCAGAACGTGCTGATGCGACAAAACCCAATATGGGACTTACCTCTTTTAAAGGAGCAAAAGTTCGTAAAGGTGATATCGATATAGCGAAAAATTATCTAACACAAGAAGAAATTGAAGCGTTAAATCGTATTGTGGTAATGTACCTGGATTATGCGGATGATCAGGCAAAGCAGCATATTCCCATGCATATGGCAGATTGGGAAGCCAAGTTAAATGCGTTTTTACAATTTACCAATAGGCAGGTGCTGGAAAATGCGGGAAAAGTATCAGCGGAGATAGCAAAAGAATTGGCAGTTAAGCAATACGAGCTGTTTGATGCGAATAGGAATTTGCAGAGTGATGGGGATATTGGTTTGCTCATAGAAGATGTAAAAGTGATAGGAAAAATGAAATAG